The region GGCATCGCAGACCGATGCGAAGTACATGATCTTCTGCGGCGTCCACTTTATGGCCGAGACTGCTGACGTACTGGCCAAGCCGTGGCAGCAGGTGATTCTGCCTGACCTGAACGCAGGATGTTCCATGGCGGACATGGCCGAGATTGGACAGGTGGAGAACTGCTGGGATGCTCTGGAGAGGGTAGGGCTGACGAGTGATCTTGTGCCGCTGACCTACATGAACTCGGCTGCTGCTATCAAGGCGTTGTGTGGAGAACGGGGCGGTCTGGTGTGCACCTCGTCGAATGCGCGTGGAGCTTTTGAGTGGGCGTTTGCGCGCGCCTCGAAGATTCTATTTCTGCCGGACCAGCATCTTGGGCGCAACACAGCCTTCGCGATGGGGATTCCCCTGAGCGAGATGGCGGTGTGGGATCCGTACCAGATCAATGGTGGACTTACGCCCGATCGCCTGAAGGCGGCAAAGATCATTCTGTGGAAGGGGCACTGCTCGGTACATCAGCGCTTTCTTCCAGAGCACGTGGACCGGATTCGCCGGGAGCGGCCCGGAATGCAGGTGGTGGTTCATCCGGAGTGCCGGTGGGAGGTCTGCCAGAAGGCGGATGCCGTGGGCTCGACCGAGAAGATCATCGAGGTGATTGAAAAGGCACCGGCAGGTTCGAGTTTTGCCGTGGGGACCGAGATCCATCTCGTGAACCGGCTGGCGAATCGATTTGCTCCGCTGGGGAAAGAAGTGATTACGCTGGACGACGCGGGATGCCTCTGCACGACGATGTACCGCATCTCGCCGCAGCACCTGGCATGGGCACTGGAGAATCTGATCGCCGGGCATGTGGTCAACCGCATCAAGGTAGATGAAGATGTAAAGCACTGGTCGCGGGTGGCGTTGGACCGGATGCTGGAGGTAAAGGTTTGAACAAGACGTTTACGCTCGCCGAGGCTCAGACGTTACTTCCGGTTCTGGAAGCTCTGCTGAGAAAGGCGCAGCGATCGGGCACGAAAGCCGCTGAGCTGGAGGTTGAGTTCGAGCGGCTTCGCCAGCAGATCTTTCTAGCCGGGGGAACCCACATCGATGTCGGCATGACTGCACGCCGCCGGGCAGAACGCGATAAGGCCCTGCAGGAGACGCAGGACACGCTTACCGAGATCGACGAGATTGGCGTGCAGGTGAAGGACCTTGAGAAAGGCCTGCTCGATTTTCCCTGCACGATGGACGGCAGGACGGTTCTGCTGTGCTGGAAGATGGGTGAAAAGGAGATTGGCTACTGGCACTCCGAAGAAGAGGGGTTTGCCGGAAGAAAGCCGATCGACGCGAGATTCGGCCGTACCGAGCGTCAGAAGCCGAACTAAGAGATCAGATCAGATGGGAAGACAGGATGGCGATCGCTGAGATTGCTGCCGTTTCAGCACGAAGGATCCTTGGCCCCAGAGTGACGGGCTGCCATTTGTGTGCGACGAAGAGGTCCATCTCCTCGGCTGTCCAGCCTCCTTCGGGCCCAATGGCGAGCGCATAGCCTGGGAAGGCTGTTTCCCCGCTAAGGGCAGAGGCGATGGTTGTCTCCTGTTCCGTCTCTGACAAAAGGAGACGTACCGGCTCAGTGGCATTCTCCAACGCAGACTTAAGCACTGCCGGTTCAGCGATGGCGGGGATCGTTGTTCTGCGCGACTGCTTGGAGGATTCAAGGGCGATGCGGCGCCAGCGCTCTGTACGCTTCGCGGCTGCCTGGGAGAGATGCTTTTCAGTTCTGCGGGCAAGAATCGGAGTGATGCGATCGACGCCGAGCTCGGTCGCCTTTTCAATGGCCCATTCCATGTGATCGAACTTGAAGACCGCCAAGAGGAGATGAAGAGGCAGAGATGTCTCGGTTTCAAGCTCCTCGCGAAGCGCGAAGAGGACCTCACCAGGTTGAACACTGGTGATCTCGGCACGATACAGGAAGCCTCCGGCGACAATGTCGTAGATCTGGCCGGGAGTGGCGCGCAGCACACGCGCCAGGTGGGCAGCCTGCTCGCCGGTGAGTGTAGCGGTTGTTGATGTCCAGGTATCAGCGATCCAGCGGCGGCGGGTCATTCGTCTTCAGCGGTTCCTTCGTCCTGTGACGATGAGGCATGATCGTCTCCCATCGGGATGGCGACGGAGACGCGTCCCTGATGATAGAGGGTTATGTGCAGTGTAGCGGAACGGCGGTGGTTCCAGGCCTCTTCGGTGACAGGGAAGTGGAGAACGACGGCGCCTTCCACTGACTTGCCTGACTCAACCAGCGTTTCGCGCAGAAGAGGCGCTGTGACAAGGGGCTTGAGCGCCGGAAAGGTTGTGAAGAGGCTCTCAAAGTCCTGCTTCTGGACAGCGCTGGTGGAGATTTTGTTTCCATCGGAGGTTTCCAGAGTCGCTGTCATGTCCTTGATGAAAAGCGGCAGGTTCAGGCGATCTTCCATACGCAGGACGGTCACGACATACAGGTCGTCCTGGGAGCGATCCCGCCCGACGATGATGGAATCAGCCTTGAAGACGGTGTGTGTGGGATAGACGGTGGTATGCAGAACTTTCAGCTTCGCTGTGCTGGCGGGGGTGTAGCGCAACACAATGGCGATGGCCATCCCAAGGATTAAAAACGCAATTAAAACAGGGACAAGAAGGTTGCGGCGGGCGGGCGGTGTGAACTTCACGTCTTGCACTGCAAACCAGCATAGCAAGGCGGAATCATCTAAGGTCAAATTTTGTCAGGCAGCAGGTAAACGATGATCTATATACCTTTGGGGGCCGCAAGTGGGCCGGGGGAGAAGGTCAGAATGTTTCATCCCGGTAAACGGCATACTCGTCGAGGAGAACTGCGATCAAGGCGGCGGTGGGAACGGCGACCAGGGCGCCAACCACTCCGGCGAGCGCCGTACCGCAAAGCAGCGAGATGAGGATGGTCAGGCCTGAGAGCTCTACGCTGCTGCCCATGATGCGCGGAATGAGATACGCGTTCTCAACGTTGATATAGAAGATGTAAAAGACGATGACCCCGGCCATCTTCGTCCAGGAATCGAAGGCGGCGACGATGGCAGAGAGCGTGATGGTGACGACTCCTCCGGCGATCGGGATGATGTTGAAGAGTCCCATGAGAAACCCGAGCAGCAGGAAATAGCGCACGTGCAAAATGGCAAAGACGATGGTCGAGGAGATTCCCAGGATGAGCATCAGGAGTCCCTGGCCGATGAGCCAGTTGCTGATCTTGTCGTCGGCTCGTCCAAGGGTCGTCTTGAGCCGCTGACGGTGCGGTGTGGGGAAGAGGGAGAGAGCGAAGTTGTAGGCCCTGTCTCCGTCCAGCATGAAGTAGATGCACAGAAAGATTGCCGAGACGATATCGAAGAGATGCGAGAGCCAGTTGGGCAGAGAAGTCATCAGGTAACTGGCGGTGGTGGTGAGGGCGCCTTCAGCACGCTGTGCAATTGCATCGACGCCGAGCCGATTTGCAATCGGCGACTGATCGAGCCGCGAAATCATCTTGCTGATACGGGAGGGAAGCTCCGCCGAGAACTGGTTGAGATCATGGAGAACCGGTGGAAGACCGACGGTGAGAAAGATTCCAACAATCAGGCCAATCCCGGAGACGATCAGGAAGATCGCTGCCGCCTTCGACGGCCGCCTGCCGCGGATGTTGGTCTGCATGATGCGATTGACGATGGGCATCAGCACGGCGGCAAAGAGCGCGCTGACGTAGATCAGGACGAGCTCCTTGGCGAGCAGGTAGACGAGCCCGAAGCCCATCAGCAGGACAAAGGCGAAGAGGATGTGGCCGCGAACCACGCGACGCGAATGCTTCTCGGCAGGACCCAGATCGTCAGTGTGAGGCAGCGTCTTCTCCTGTACAGCGGTGTGTCAACTTAGATGCTGAAAGTTTGCAGCGTCGCGGCTCAGACGCGGGAGTGCGGAGTCTGGTTCAGGCCGGAGAGGATTGCATCCACAGTCTGGTCGGAGGTCAGAGAAGCGGTGTCGATGGTCAGACGCGCCATGCGCCTGTAAAGCGGGCGGCGATGTTCGAAGCGAAGCTGGGCCGCGGCAGGATCGGCCAGTACCGGTCGCGCGATCTCCTGCAGCATGCATCGGTCGAAGAGGACCTCGAAGGGGGCGTCGAGAAAGATGGTTGTGGTAGCGGGGGTCTGCTCGATCAGAAGCCGGTTGGTCAGGCTCTCCGGGGTTCCACCGCCGAGGGCGAGAATTACGTTGGATTGTCCCAGAGCCGAGGCAAGGGCAGTCGATTCGAGCCGCCGAAAGTGCGCTTCTCCGTGGCGGGAGAAGAGATCGGGAATCGTAGCGCCAGTGCGGAGTTCGAGATGCTGATCAAGATCCAGAAAGTTCCAGCCGAGACGCGTGGCGAGCAGGCGTCCGATGGTCGATTTGCCGGCGCCCATGAAGCCGGTGAGAATAAGGCGATGCAGGGCTAATGGAACGGCATCGCGCTCAGGCTGGGCGGCTGCGGGATCGCTGAGTGCTGGTTGACTGACTGGCATTGTCTTTCTCCTGTGCATAGGTTTGGGCTGCAAAACGAAAGCCGCGACCTTTTTGGTCGCGGCTCGGGAAGTTCGAAGACTCTGAAGTTGCTTCAACTCAGAGATGCATGCGAGGCTCCGCCGGCCGCGACTGGATACCAGTAGCCGTAGCTAAATCGGCCGAAGTGGAGCGTCTGCACCATTCTGCTAAGAACGATACACGCACTTCCGGATGAAAGCAACAGATAAGTTGTCGATCCTGCGTTGCCTTTTTGCCCTATGGGAGGGCCTAGCTTTTACCTGGTCCCGTAGCATAACTGGGGTCGGCTGCCAGACCTTCCTGAATCTTCTTCCAGACGTTATCACTCGGCTCATGCGTCGGCTGAAGAAGCTGCTTCGCCTGATCGGCGATGTACTGAAGATCACGTACCAGGGCAGAACAGTTTTCACAGGACTTGAGGTGTTCGGCGATCTCGGGATCGTCGATCGAGGAGTTGCCTGCGGCTGCAAACAGATCGGGAAGTTGTTCCTGAAATTCAGCGCAAGACAGAGGGGCCGAATGAGAGTTCTTCAAGGTCATAATGCCGCTTCCTTAAGGTCGGTCTGGACGGTAGGCTCCGATTCGCGGAGCAGCTCCCGAAGCTTTAAACGCGCCTTGTGGAGCTGGGATTTGCTGTTTCCGGTCGAGCATTCAAGCATGACTGCGATTTCATTATGTTCGAAACCTTCCACATCATGAAGGACAAAGACCATGCGGTATCCAGGAGGCAACGCGGCGACGGCACGCTCCAGCGCGACACGATCGACTGATCCTGCCAGTTGTGTGTCCCGGCTTCCGAAGTCGCGCTTCGGCGAATCCTCCTCAGACGGGTTGATGGTCTCTTCCAGAGAGACCAGTTGAAGGCCTTTTTTGCGAAGGTGCATAAGAACCAGATTGACCGTCAGGCGGTGCAGCCAGGTTGAGAATGCGCTTTCTCCGCGAAAACTGCCGATCTTCCGGAAGAGGTGGAGAAATGCCTC is a window of Edaphobacter sp. 12200R-103 DNA encoding:
- the nadA gene encoding quinolinate synthase NadA, coding for MSVLMEEAAVATAEGAVQDFCSLDNYLIQPDHTMDDRIAAARATLGTDVILLGHHYQRDEVIRFADYTGDSYKLSKAASQTDAKYMIFCGVHFMAETADVLAKPWQQVILPDLNAGCSMADMAEIGQVENCWDALERVGLTSDLVPLTYMNSAAAIKALCGERGGLVCTSSNARGAFEWAFARASKILFLPDQHLGRNTAFAMGIPLSEMAVWDPYQINGGLTPDRLKAAKIILWKGHCSVHQRFLPEHVDRIRRERPGMQVVVHPECRWEVCQKADAVGSTEKIIEVIEKAPAGSSFAVGTEIHLVNRLANRFAPLGKEVITLDDAGCLCTTMYRISPQHLAWALENLIAGHVVNRIKVDEDVKHWSRVALDRMLEVKV
- a CDS encoding 16S rRNA (uracil(1498)-N(3))-methyltransferase; this encodes MTRRRWIADTWTSTTATLTGEQAAHLARVLRATPGQIYDIVAGGFLYRAEITSVQPGEVLFALREELETETSLPLHLLLAVFKFDHMEWAIEKATELGVDRITPILARRTEKHLSQAAAKRTERWRRIALESSKQSRRTTIPAIAEPAVLKSALENATEPVRLLLSETEQETTIASALSGETAFPGYALAIGPEGGWTAEEMDLFVAHKWQPVTLGPRILRAETAAISAIAILSSHLI
- a CDS encoding DUF2203 domain-containing protein, with product MNKTFTLAEAQTLLPVLEALLRKAQRSGTKAAELEVEFERLRQQIFLAGGTHIDVGMTARRRAERDKALQETQDTLTEIDEIGVQVKDLEKGLLDFPCTMDGRTVLLCWKMGEKEIGYWHSEEEGFAGRKPIDARFGRTERQKPN
- a CDS encoding RNA polymerase sigma factor — protein: MELQGLQMTETKTAPGLFKRNPPIAGEAEAIERAKAGDAEAFSKLYALHKRRVYTLCLRMLGNVSEAEDMTQEAFLHLFRKIGSFRGESAFSTWLHRLTVNLVLMHLRKKGLQLVSLEETINPSEEDSPKRDFGSRDTQLAGSVDRVALERAVAALPPGYRMVFVLHDVEGFEHNEIAVMLECSTGNSKSQLHKARLKLRELLRESEPTVQTDLKEAAL
- a CDS encoding shikimate kinase, which encodes MPVSQPALSDPAAAQPERDAVPLALHRLILTGFMGAGKSTIGRLLATRLGWNFLDLDQHLELRTGATIPDLFSRHGEAHFRRLESTALASALGQSNVILALGGGTPESLTNRLLIEQTPATTTIFLDAPFEVLFDRCMLQEIARPVLADPAAAQLRFEHRRPLYRRMARLTIDTASLTSDQTVDAILSGLNQTPHSRV
- a CDS encoding AI-2E family transporter, with the protein product MVRGHILFAFVLLMGFGLVYLLAKELVLIYVSALFAAVLMPIVNRIMQTNIRGRRPSKAAAIFLIVSGIGLIVGIFLTVGLPPVLHDLNQFSAELPSRISKMISRLDQSPIANRLGVDAIAQRAEGALTTTASYLMTSLPNWLSHLFDIVSAIFLCIYFMLDGDRAYNFALSLFPTPHRQRLKTTLGRADDKISNWLIGQGLLMLILGISSTIVFAILHVRYFLLLGFLMGLFNIIPIAGGVVTITLSAIVAAFDSWTKMAGVIVFYIFYINVENAYLIPRIMGSSVELSGLTILISLLCGTALAGVVGALVAVPTAALIAVLLDEYAVYRDETF